In Gopherus flavomarginatus isolate rGopFla2 chromosome 1, rGopFla2.mat.asm, whole genome shotgun sequence, a single genomic region encodes these proteins:
- the LOC127051329 gene encoding acrosin-like, whose protein sequence is MEAQNLVYDVTSGEASLSRCRHLVLRWKMLLLSLLLFHTLVWPMHSMNGSCDAVCGRRPLMSGYGGMRIVGGVDALPGAWPWLVSIQIPTRMGPRHSCGGSLISTRWVLTAAHCFKAKRRLLSQWRVVIGASQLSQRGPEAQVRSIKQVVQHEHYEPRMESNDIALLELDQPIECNDYAQPACLPDAMVEVSNLSHCYISGWGVTQETSQETADILQEAKVHLLDITTCNSSRWYNGAIASNNLCAGYEQGGVDSCQGDSGGPLMCAEERSKRFWVIGVTSWGLGCAKAQRPGVYSSTLHFHDWILGKVRPRPRPRPRPRPGLCLSIHSSLSDFFRKLNEFLQGLKGKGT, encoded by the exons ATGGAGGCCCAGAACTTGGTTTATGATGTCACGAGTGGTGAGGCAAGTCTCAGTAGATGCAGGCATCTGGTGCTCCGGTGGAAGATGCTGctgctctccctcctcctgttccACACCCTGGTCTGGCCCATGCACAGCATGAATGGCAGCTGTGA TGCAGTTTGTGGGCGCCGCCCCCTGATGTCTGGCTACGGCGGGATGCGGATCGTGGGTGGTGTAGatgctctgccaggggcctggcccTGGCTCGTCAGCATCCAGATCCCCACCCGAATGGGCCCCCGGCATTCATGTGGTGGGTCCCTCATCAGCACTCGCTGGGTCCTCACAGCAGCTCACTGCTTCAAAGCCAAGAGAAG GCTGCTCTCGCAGTGGCGTGTTGTGATAGGTGCGTCCCAGCTATCTCAGCGTGGCCCTGAGGCCCAGGTGCGCTCCATCAAACAAGTGGTGCAGCATGAGCACTACGAGCCGCGCATGGAGAGCAACGACATCGCTCTGCTGGAGCTCGACCAGCCAATCGAGTGCAATGATTACGCACAGCCCGCTTGCCTGCCCGATGCCATGGTGGAGGTGTCGAACCTGTCCCACTGCTACATCAGCGGCTGGGGAGTCACGCAAGAGACAT CCCAGGAAACAGCCGACATCCTGCAGGAAGCCAAGGTGCATCTCCTTGACATCACAACCTGTAACAGTAGCCGCTGGTACAACGGGGCCATCGCCAGCAACAACCTGTGTGCAGGGTACGAGCAAGGAGGTGTCGACAGCTGCCAG ggcGACAGCGGAGGCCCCCTCATGTGCGCAGAGGAAAGGTCAAAGCGCTTCTGGGTTATTGGAGTCaccagctgggggctgggctgcgcCAAGGCACAGAGGCCAGGAGTCTACAGTTCCACTCTGCACTTTCATGACTGGATCTTGGGGAAagtcaggcccaggcccaggcccaggcccaggcccaggccaggCCTGTGCCTGTCAATCCACAGCAGTCTGTCTGACTTCTTCAGGAAGCTGAACGAGTTCCTACAGGGCCTGAAGGGAAAGGGGACTtga
- the RABL2B gene encoding rab-like protein 2B isoform X2: MHACYYHKAHACIMVFDVQRKVTYKNLNNWYKELREFRPEIPCIVVANKIDADMKVTQKSFNFARKFNLPFYFVSAADGTNVVKLFSDAIKLAVAYKQNSGDFMDEVMRELENFELQKKGEDLDKEENYPEEKPPST; this comes from the exons aTGCATGCATGCTATTACCACAAGGCCCATGCTTGTATCATG GTGTTTGATGTGCAGAGGAAGGTCACCTACAAGAACTTGAATAACTggtacaaggagctgagagagttCCGCCCAGAGATCCCCTGCATTGTGGTGGCCAACAAAATTGATG CGGATATGAAAGTGACTCAGAAAAGCTTCAACTTTGCCCGGAAGTTCAATCTGCCCTTCTATTTTGTCTCAGCTGCAGATGGCACCAACGTAGTGAAG CTCTTCAGCGATGCTATCAAACTGGCCGTTGCGTACAAACAGAATTCAGGGGATTTTATGGATGAGGTCATGCGGGAGCTAGAG AACTTTGAACTGCAGAAAAAAGGAGAGGACTTGGATAAAGAGGAGAACTACCCTGAGGAGAAGCCCCCATCCACCTGA